The Primulina huaijiensis isolate GDHJ02 chromosome 17, ASM1229523v2, whole genome shotgun sequence genome window below encodes:
- the LOC140962846 gene encoding phospholipid-transporting ATPase 1-like, which translates to MDSKSQIEINEYSLQASDFLRNLSSRRSISSIQLKASGGRSVKELNSGELESKPVRHGSRGDSEGLNTSYKEINDEDSRFIYINNPEKTNEKFKFAGNSIRTGKYSIITFLPRNLFEQFHRVAYIYFLVIAILNQLPQLAVFGREASILPLAFVLLVTAVKDAYEDFRRHRSDKIENNRLALVHANGQYEQKKWKDIRTGEIIKVSGNGSIPCDMVLLSTSEATGVAYIQTTNLDGESNLKTRYAKQETQMKRPGEGKFDGLIKCEKPNRNIYGFQANMDIDGKRISLGPSNIVLRGCELKNTDWVIGVAVYAGKETKAMLNNSGAPSKRSSLETRMNREIIYLSIFLVTLCTIVCICHGVWLRNHKDELVLMQFYRKKDYSEPKVKNYKYYGWGMEIFFVFLMSVIVFQIMIPISLYISMELVRVGQAYFMIGDNRMLDESSNSRFQCRALNINEDLGQIKYVFSDKTGTLTENKMEFQCASIGGVDHSNGNAHVEGKDESVGYSVQVEGIFLKPKMRVKIDPELLKLSKSKHTDEGRHVHDFFVALAACNTIVPLTMETSHPSVKLIEYQGESPDEQALVYAAASYGFMLIERTSGHIVIDIHGERQRFNVLGMHEFDSDRKRMSVILGFPDQTVKVLVKGADTSMFSIIDKSLNSDMIKSTEAHLHSYSSKGLRTLVIGTRDLSSSEFDQWHSSYELASTALIGRAALLRKVANNIENHLSILGASGIEDKLQQGVPEAIESLRTAGIKVWVLTGDKQETAISIGYSSKLLTGNMTQIVINNNSKDSCRKSLEDALLLCKKLKIGSDAKQEGSGAGGSQLALIIDGTSLVYVLDTELEKQLFELSSKCTVVLCCRVAPLQKAGIVALIKNRTDDMTLAIGDGANDVSMIQMADVGIGISGQEGRQAVMASDFAMGQFRFLVPLLLVHGHWNYQRMSYMILYNFYRNAVFVLVLFWYVLFTGFALTTAITDWSSMLYSIIYTALPTIVVGILDKDLSRMTLLKYPQLYGAGQRRESYNGKLFWVTMLDTLWQSIAAFFVPLLAYWKSDVDVSSIGDLWTLAIVIMVNIHLAMDVIRWYWITHATIWGSIAATFICVLIIDALPFLPGYWAFLTIAKTKLFWACLGGITIGALLPRFVVKIFVQRYRPDDIQIAREAEKVETSRESHLAQVEMNPIFGHSRSFLRLAVSCLFAILERG; encoded by the exons ATGGATTCAAAATCTCAGATTGAAATAAATGAGTATTCTCTCCAAGCTTCTGACTTTTTACGAAATTTGTCTTCTCGGCGAAGTATATCTTCTATTCAGTTAAAGGCATCCGGTGGGCGCTCTGTCAAGGAGCTGAACTCCGGTGAGCTAGAATCGAAGCCCGTGAGACACGGGTCAAGAGGTGATTCTGAAGGGTTAAACACCTCTTATAAAGAGATCAATGATGAGGATTCAAGATTCATCTATATAAATAATCCTGAGAAAACAAATGAGAAGTTTAAATTTGCTGGGAACTCGATTAGGACCGGAAAATATTCTATCATAACTTTCTTGCCCCGGAATTTGTTTGAGCAATTCCATAGGGTTGCTTACATATACTTTCTTGTGATTGCAATTCTCAATCAGCTTCCCCAGCTGGCCGTTTTTGGTAGGGAAGCTTCGATTCTGCCATTAGCGTTTGTGCTGTTAGTGACAGCAGTCAAGGATGCGTACGAGGATTTTAGGCGACACCGGTCAGACAAGATTGAGAATAATCGACTGGCCTTGGTGCATGCAAATGGACAGTACGAGCAGAAAAAATGGAAGGATATACGGACAGGTGAGATAATTAAGGTATCAGGGAATGGAAGTATTCCTTGTGACATGGTACTGCTCTCTACGAGTGAAGCTACTGGAGTTGCTTACATACAGACTACCAACTTAGACGGGGAGTCAAATTTGAAAACCCGGTATGCTAAGCAAGAAACACAGATGAAAAGACCTGGGGAGGGGAAGTTTGACGGGTTGATCAAGTGTGAAAAACCAAACAGGAATATATATGGCTTCCAAGCAAACATGGATATTGATGGAAAACGTATATCACTTGGGCCATCGAATATAGTTCTACGGGGATGCGAGTTGAAGAATACGGATTGGGTAATTGGAGTTGCAGTTTATGCTGGGAAAGAGACTAAAGCGATGCTCAACAACTCCGGAGCTCCATCCAAGAGAAGTAGTCTTGAGACACGAATGAACCGCGAGATAATATACCTTTCGATTTTTCTTGTTACTCTGTGCACCATAGTGTGTATTTGTCACGGTGTTTGGTTGAGAAACCACAAAGATGAGTTGGTTCTAATGCAATTTTATAGGAAAAAGGACTATTCGGAACCTAAAGTCaagaattataaatattatggttGGGGCATGGAGATATTCTTTGTGTTTCTTATGTCAGTTATTGTATTCCAAATCATGATTCCTATATCCTTGTACATATCCATGGAGCTTGTCCGTGTTGGTCAGGCTTATTTTATGATAGGAGACAATAGGATGCTTGACGAATCATCAAATTCAAGATTTCAGTGTAGGGCTTTGAATATCAATGAAGATTTGGGACAGATAAAATATGTTTTCTCTGACAAAACTGGTACGCTCACAGAGAATAAGATGGAATTTCAGTGTGCAAGCATTGGGGGAGTAGACCACAGCAATGGGAATGCCCATGTCGAAGGCAAAGATGAGAGTGTTGGATATTCGGTTCAAG TGGAAGGGATATTTTTGAAGCCAAAGATGAGGGTAAAAATTGATCCAGAACTCCTCAAACTATCAAAAAGTAAACACACAGATGAAGGCAGGCATGTTCATGACTTTTTTGTGGCATTGGCGGCTTGTAACACCATTGTGCCTCTAACCATGGAGACGTCTCATCCTTCAGTTAAGTTAATTGAATACCAAGGGGAGTCTCCAGATGAACAGGCATTAGTCTATGCCGCTGCATCTTATGGGTTTATGCTTATTGAAAGAACTTCTGGGCACATAGTTATCGACATTCATGGGGAAAGGCAAAG GTTCAATGTCTTGGGGATGCATGAGTTTGACAGTGATCGGAAGAGGATGTCTGTAATATTAGGATTTCCCGATCAGACAGTAAAGGTGCTGGTAAAAGGTGCTGATACATCCATGTTCAGCATCATAGATAAATCTTTGAACTCGGACATGATAAAATCTACTGAAGCTCATTTGCACTCGTACTCCTCGAAGGGCTTGAGAACACTTGTTATCGGAACACGGGATTTGAGTTCATCCGAATTCGATCAATGGCATTCATCTTACGAGTTGGCAAGCACTGCCTTGATTGGGAGGGCAGCTTTACTTCGTAAAGTTGCCAACAATATTGAAAACCATCTTAGCATACTAGGTGCATCAGGGATCGAAGACAAATTGCAGCAAGGCGTGCCAGAAGCAATCGAGTCTTTAAGAACGGCTGGTATCAAGGTGTGGGTTTTGACTGGAGACAAGCAAGAAACAGCAATTTCTATTGGCTACTCTTCTAAGCTCTTGACGGGTAATATGACTCAGATAGTGATTAACAATAATTCGAAAGACTCGTGTAGAAAGAGCTTAGAAGATGCCTTATTATTGTGTAAAAAGCTCAAAATCGGTTCTGACGCCAAACAAGAGGGTTCTGGAGCTGGAGGAAGTCAACTTGCTTTAATAATTGATGGAACGAGCCTTGTGTATGTTCTGGATACTGAACTTGAAAAACAG CTTTTTGAATTATCGAGCAAATGTACTGTGGTTTTATGTTGTCGGGTTGCTCCATTGCAGAAGGCTGGAATTGTTGCCTTAATAAAAAACAGAACTGATGACATGACCCTTGCCATTGGTGACG GTGCAAATGACGTTTCAATGATCCAAATGGCAGATGTGGGAATTGGGATAAGCGGACAGGAGGGTCGGCAAGCCGTCATGGCATCAGATTTTGCAATGGGTCAATTCAGATTTCTGGTCCCATTGTTACTGGTACATGGACATTGGAATTATCAGCGGATGAGCTACATGATACTGTACAATTTCTACAGGAATGCTGTTTTTGTTCTTGTCTTATTCTG GTATGTGCTCTTCACAGGTTTCGCTTTGACCACTGCCATAACTGATTGGAGCAGTATGTTATATTCGATAATATACACAGCTTTGCCCACAATAGTTGTGGGAATTCTTGACAAGGATTTAAGTAGAATGACTCTGTTGAAGTATCCTCAACTTTACGGGGCTGGGCAAAGACGAGAAAGCTACAACGGAAAATTATTCTGGGTAACAATGTTGGACACTTTGTGGCAAAGCATAGCTGCCTTCTTCGTGCCTCTGCTCGCTTATTGGAAAAGCGACGTGGACGTTTCAAGCATAGGAGATCTTTGGACTCTTGCCATTGTTATTATGGTTAATATACATTTAGCCATGGACGTCATTCGGTGGTATTGGATAACTCATGCCACCATTTGGGGATCCATAGCCGCTACTTTTATTTGTGTCCTTATTATCGACGCCCTGCCGTTCCTTCCTGGCTACTG GGCCTTCTTGACAATTGCCAAAACTAAATTGTTTTGGGCATGCTTGGGTGGGATCACGATAGGAGCATTGCTGCCTCGTTTCGTTGTTAAAATATTCGTTCAGCGTTACAGGCCTGATGACATTCAAATTGCTAGAGAAGCCGAAAAAGTTGAAACTTCAAGGGAGTCGCATCTCGCACAAGTAGAGATGAACCCCATTTTTG GCCACAGCAGAAGTTTTCTCCGGCTTGCCGTATCTTGTTTATTTGCTATACTCGAAAGAGGATAG
- the LOC140962988 gene encoding protein RBL-like, with amino-acid sequence MNVSIIDPLQGDFPEVIEEYLEHGVMKCIAFNRRGTLLAAGCSDGSCVIWDFETRGIAKELRDKDCVAAITSVCWSKHGHCILISAADKSLTLWDVVQGEKIARTTLQQTPLHARLHPGSSTPYICLACPLSSAPMIVDLNTASTTVLPVSLSDTGNDIAPLSRKFSDGSSPFTPTAACFNKYGDLVYVGNSKGEILIIDHKSNQIRGVVPIPGGSVIKNIVFSMNGQYLLTNSNDRTIRIYENLLPVKVELKALDETICKTDEQDEVEKLKAVGSSCLSLSREFQDSITKVHWKAPCFSGDGEWVIGGSASKGEHKIYMWDRAGHLVKILEGPKEALIDLAWHPVHPIVVSVSLTGLVYIWAKDYTENWSAFAPDFKELEENEEYVEREDEFDLVPETEKVKDSDINEDDEIDIVTVERDPAFSDSDMSQDEICYLPPDPSPDVTEQQDIRVLSTLKLGEIDQSTSPLSEDMEQNGHLTNHESSPLNEELGGASFKRKRKPSEKVLEFQAENVRKPSSKMKAASQLLEAGNVS; translated from the exons ATGAACGTATCAATTATTG ACCCTTTACAGGGGGATTTTCCAGAAGTGATAGAGGAGTATCTGGAGCACGGGGTTATGAAATGTATTGCCTTCAATCGCCGGGGAACCCTTCTGGCTG CTGGGTGCTCTGATGGAAGTTGTGTTATATGGGATTTTGAAACCAGAGGTATTGCCAAAGAACTAAGGGACAAGGATTGTGTTGCTGCCATAACAAGTGTTTGTTGGTCAAAACATGGACACTGCATACTGATATCGGCTGCTGATAAATCATTGACTCTTTGGGATGTTGTCCAAGGGGAGAAAATAGCTAGAACGACTCTGCAACAAACGCCACTGCATGCTCGTTTACATCCTGGTTCCTCTACTCCATATATTTGCTTAGCTTGTCCTCTGTCATCTGCCCCTATGATTGTTGACTTGAATACTGCAAGCACAACTGTGCTTCCTGTATCATTATCTGATACAGGAAATGACATAGCCCCTTTATCACGCAAATTTTCAGATGGATCCTCTCCTTTTACGCCTACGGCTGCATGTTTTAACAAATACGGTGATTTGGTTTATGTGGGCAATTCTAAAGGGGAGATACTAATTATTGATCATAAGAGTAACCAAATACGTGGCGTTGTTCCTATTCCAGGTGGTTCTGTGATAAAGAATATTGTATTTAGCATGAATGGGCAGTATCTTCTCACAAACTCAAACGATAGGACTATCAGAATCTACGAAAATCTTTTACCTGTGAAAGTTGAGCTTAAAGCTCTTGATGAAACCATTTGTAAAACAGATGAGCAAGATGAggttgaaaagttgaaagcTGTCGGATCAAGTTGTTTATCTCTCTCTCGTGAATTTCAGGATTCAATCACCAAAGTGCACTGGAAAGCACCATGTTTTAGCGGCGACGGTGAGTGGGTGATTGGAGGTTCTGCTAGCAAAGGAGAGCATAAGATCTATATGTGGGACAGGGCTGGCCATCTTGTAAAAATCCTTGAAGGTCCCAAGGAAGCATTAATTGATTTAGCATGGCATCCTGTGCACCCTATTGTTGTTTCTGTCTCCTTGACTGGATTGGTTTATATCTGGGCCAAGGATTATACTGAGAATTGGAGTGCGTTTGCTCCAGATTTTAAAGAGCTTGAGGAAAATGAGGAGTATGTAGAAAGGGAAGATGAGTTTGATTTGGTTCCCGAAACAGAAAAG GTGAAAGATTCAGATATcaatgaagatgatgaaattGATATCGTGACAGTTGAGAGAGATCCTGCTTTTAGTGATTCGGATATGTCACAGGATGAGATATGCTATTTACCTCCTGATCCATCTCCAGATGTTACTGAGCAGCAGGATATCCGTGTTTTAAGTACTTTAAAGCTGGGGGAGATCGACCAGTCCACATCTCCTTTGTCAGAGGACATGGAACAGAATGGTCATTTAACAAACCATGAATCTAGTCCACTTAATG AGGAATTGGGAGGAGCATCTTTTAAAAGAAAGAGGAAACCCTCGGAAAAGGTCTTGGAATTTCAGGCCGAGAATGTTAGGAAGCCATCTTCAAAGATGAAAGCAGCAAGCCAATTACTGGAAGCT GGTAATGTATCATGA